From uncultured Pseudodesulfovibrio sp.:
GGTTCCACATCCGGGATAGACGCCCCGGCCACAAAACCGACCCAGGATGCAAGAATCCATGACGCCTGCGCAATACCGTTAATACCGAAACAGGTAGTCTTATTCAGATCGCCACGAGCAAACCGGACCGAATGAACGGCAAAGGATTCGTCGGTGACTTCATAAGCAAATAACGCCAATTCCCACTTCTTCCACGTCTTGAGATTCGGAGCGAGCGATGCGCTCATGAGCAAATGCCGTAAATTGACCACAAACGTCGTGGCAATAATGGATAAAGGTGGCATTCCCGCTGCAAACATGCCCACTGCGATAAGTTGGGCAGAACCGGCATAGACCAAAATGGACATAAGCACGGTGTTGAGCATGGAGAGTCCCGCCTGATGTGCCAATACGCCATATGCGGCACCGACTGGCACATACCCCATAATAATAGGTGCTACCTGTTTGACGGCTGACATCATCGGGGAGTCGGCCTCTTCTCCGGCAACGGCTTCGATCGTCATGATGAGTTTCTCTCTAAGTGTCTTTCTGGGCATAGCCCGGTTAATCTGATTCATCCGTGACTTGCAGTAAAGCGGAAAAACTGTAATCAGTACAGATACAGTTTTTATAAAAATAAAGCATAACAGCTTGAGCATGCCATGGAAACATATCGATACCAGACCGTTGAAAAGCATATCATGTCGATGATTGAAACCGGGGCGCTCGGATTGAGCGACAAACTCCCCTCCCTGCGTTCTTTAAGCAGCAAAATCGGCGTATCGATCTCCACCGTAAATCAAGCGTATATTGAACTGGAACGCAAAGGGATCATCGAATCCCGACCCCGGTCAGGGTTCTTTGTTCGCCGGGAATCCACCCGATTACCCCGCACTGAAAAAAAATCGTCACCCATGGATAAACCCCGCCCCGTGACGCGTATAGGGTTGATACAAACAGTTCTGGAGTCCGTGGGAGGGGAAGGCACCGTATCACTGGCTGTAGTAGCACCTGGCCGCGAATTACTTCCTCTCAAAGAACTGGGACGAATAACAGCAGCCATGGTTCGCGACGAGCCAGGGCGCGCTATGGGGTATGCCCCCATCCCCGGTGACCCGCGTCTCATCCACCAAATTGCATACCGCTCCATGGAACATGGCATTTCCACTTCACCGAACGACCCCATCATCACAGCCGGATGTCTTGAAGCATTATATATCTCTCTACGTTCAACATGCAGACGGGGCGATACAGTATTAATCCAATCCCCGACTTATTACTGTTTCCTTCAATTATTGGAAACGCTCGGACTCCGTGCCATTGAAATACCGTCCTGTCCCCAAAACGGTGTATTGCCCGAAACACTTCATCGAGCCCTCAATACTTTTGATATTTCCGCCTGTGTACTTGCGCCCAACTTCAACAACCCGGATTCCAGCCTGACATCGAACGCACGCAAAAAGGAAATTGTTTCCATCCTTGCGGCACGAAACATTCCCTTAATTGAAGACGATGTTTCAACAGACCTTCACTATGGGCACAAACGACCGGGAACATTCAAACAATTCGACACAAAGGGGCTGGTGCTTCTCTGTTCTTCATTTTCCAAGACCATTGCGCCAGGCTACCGTGTCGGTTGGATGCTGCCGGGACGTTTTCGCCAAAAAGCATTGGAAATCAAAGCGACCACCAACGTCTCTTGTGCCACTCTGTCCCAAATGGCGATTGCCGAGTATCTCCGTCAGGGGCGCATGGAACGTCACCTGAAAAAACTCAGGGCATCATTGGTAAAACAGATGGACACCATGCAGTTTCACCTTGGCCGCGATTTCCCAAAAGGGACACGAGTCACGCACCCCACTGGCGGTGCCGTGCTTTGGCTTGAACTTCCGCACGCCATCAACGCTGTCGAACTTTTCTTCCAAGCCCGCGATAAAGGCGTCGGAATCGCCCCCGGCGCGGTATTCACAACACAGGACAAGTTCTCCAACTACATCCGTCTGAGTTATGGAATTCCATGGACTGATGATGTTCAACAAGCCATACAGACCCTTGGTCAGCTGGCAAAACAGATGAGTCAATAAAACGCAGCCAATCTTTTCCCGCTTTACCTGACCGACCAACCCGCGTACTTTCCCCTTCGGCGCACACGATTGACAAGGACACACCATGCCGGACATTGCCTCCAAACAAAAAACATATGGCCTTTTTGCTGCCCTCGCAGCCTTCTTTGCATGGGGGTTGCTTCCGATCTACTGGAAATCACTCATTGTAGTGAATCCTTTTGAAATTCTGTGCCATCGCATCGTCTGGTCTTTAGTCTTCATCGGCATCATCCTGACCATCCTCAGGGGATGGAAAGAAACATTTGCATCCATGCGTTCCCCCAAGGATATCGGCATACTCATCTTGAGCAGTCTGATGATTGGCGGCAACTGGCTGCTCTACATCTGGGCCGTCAACACCAATCATGTGCTGGAAACAAGTCTCGGATATTTCATCAACCCATTGGTCACAACGTTGTTGGGTTTCATCTTTTTTCGTGAACGCTTGAAACCGTTACAACTGGTTGCCATCGGGCTTGCGACACTGGGCGTGGCCAATTCAATATTCAGTTATGGAGAACTCCCATGGATATCTCTAACGCTCGCCCTTTCCTTTGGTTTCTATGGATTACTCCGAAAGATTGCTTCTGTAGAATCACTGCCCGGTCTCTTTCTTGAGACCATGGTTCTGGCACCCCTGGCTCTGACCTATCTAATTAAATTGCAACTGGATGGTACCTCGGCATTCTTTACTGTCAGCCCGACCATCGACCTGCTTTTGATCGGAGCCGGTGCCGTGACTGCCACTCCCCTCATCGGGTTCGCCTATGGCGCCCGTCGCCTCCAACTATCAACACTTGGCGTGCTGCAATATGTAGGACCTTCCATCGCCTTCATTCTCGGTGTGTATGTCTACAAGGAACCATTTACTACAAGTCATCTGATGACTTTTGCCCTGATATGGACAGGATTGGCCGTGTATACGGGTGAATCCATCTGGTCCATGCGAACACATCGACGATTGACCCAAAAAAAGTAATTCCCTCAAAAGGGATTTGCCCAGCTGTTCAGAAACACGAATTTTCACGAGACTCAGGTCGATTATGCAAATTGTCGCTCATTGTGGATTTTTTCTTTGGTATGTGCGAAGGATTATCCCGATTGTAAAAATGGAGTACAACAGCATATGTCTTTGAACAGCAACAGAATGGCGACACCTCGCTCAAATCAATCCGCAACGATCCTTATCGCTGAGGATTCCGAAAGCAATGCCATGCTGTTTTCCCTGTATTTCGAGAACACTCCATACACGATCGATTTTGCAAAAAATGGAAAAGAAGCCGTCGAAAAATACAAATCTTCCACCTATGACCTTATACTCATGGACATACTGATGCCTGTCATGGATGGTTGGCAAGCGACTCGCGCCATACGCTCCTTTGAAACAGAGAAAGGCCTGCCATCTTCTCCAATAGTCGCAGTCAGCGCCAATACTTTTGAAGAAGACAAGCAAAAATCACTCAATGCAGGATGTACTGATTTTCTCCCTAAACCCGTCAGAAAAGCTGCACTACTTGAATGTGTAACACGTCTGACACAAGGCTAGGCTCTATTTAGAGAGCGGTAGTCCGCTCCCCTTCCAATCAACAATACCTTTCTTCAAATGCCAGACTTTGGTAAAATCAAGGCGATGCATCAATTTCAACGTTGACGAGCTTCGATTCCCTGTCCTGCAATAAACTAAGTACTGTGCATCACGGTCCAACGCTTTCAATTTTCGTTCAAACCCATTTTCATAAAAATCCATATTCACAGCGTTTGCGATATGACCATCGCGGAACTCTGCCGGAGTCCGTACATCAAGAATATAGACATCCGAGGACTGAACAAGTCGTGCCTGCGCTGCCTTGGCATCAAGATTGATATACCCATCAGGCAATGACGGCCTCATATTCACATAAAACAACAAGGCCGCAGCGATAAGAATGATAGAAGGCGCAATCACCTTAATTTTCACGACAACACCTCGTCATTATAGATCGATTACACGAAAAAAGCCGTACCCGATACACGGGTACGGCTTTCATTATAGCATCTTTTGCTTGAGTTAACCAAGCAGCTCGTTCACTTTCTTCATAATCTCAAAGGCGTCGCCAACATATAGTACGTCGCATTTACCTTGTGCCCAACCGCAACTACCGTCGGTGTTGATGGCACGGCGTTCGTTGACAAAACGCCAACCAACGACATGCGGTTCTTCACCGTGGCAACAAGTGGACAACCCCTTGGCATGACGCGGGGTGGAACCGGTCTGTCCAACCTGATGCATATGCGTCAGGAAGGAAATAACCGCGCCACCTTCACCCGAAATATCCACCAATGACTTGGAGGAGCCCAAAGAACTCTTGGTAGTATTCAGGAAACTCATGATGGTTTCTTCGGCAACGTCCACATGGGTCGCACCGTCTGCCTGTTTCTTGGTCCAACCGGCACCGGCCACAAGCAGCATCTCTGCGTCGGGACGAATGGTCTGCTCGTCCTCGGACACGCATTCCATACCAGCGATTTTGGTCCGTACACCAGACACATCTGCGACCACAGATTCCACGTCAGCGGAACCAGCACCTTCAAATGCTTCTGCACAACCGGAATCCAAAGTCATGACCCAAGGACGTTCATCACGGGTCAACGTGCCTTCCATACGCTGGCGATAGAACCACCGTTTGGCGACAGGCTTGCCGTCAACAGCGTCCAGGCCGGACAAGTGAGTATCCACTCGGCCATCCAAACGGATAGCCAATCCCGGCAGGGCGCGACTAAAACGAGAGGTAGCCGGAGCCACCACGATCTCAGCAGCGCACGCCTTGGCAATAGCCTCGGCAGCAGTCAGATCGGAAGAATAGCGTGCGTCCGCAAATTCGGGACCGGCCACGCCGTAGAATTTTGCACCGCAACCACCAATGGAATCAGCGGCAGCAGAGATATCAGCACCAATAATACCCACGGTCAGTTCAGCTCCCATGCCTTCGGCCAAAGCCTTGGCAGCGGTCAGAGCCTCAAGAGCGGATTTGTGCAGGGTATTGTCGCATTCAGTATGAGCAAGAAATAAAACTGTCATGTCGTCCCCCTAACCCTTGATCCATTCGACGATTTCTTTCGCCATTTCTTCAACGGGAACGTCCTTGACCACGCGAGTCTCACGACGTTGCTGTGGTACTTCAACAGAAGCAAAGCTCAAGCTTGTACCGGACAAATCCGCAGGCTTGGCCTGTTGCAAAGCCGGCATATTCTTCTGCATGTTCTGCATACCGATCTGAGGATTATTCGGCGGTTCAGGCAATTCGCCGGTAGCCCAACCCAAAACAGCCGGAGCACCGTCCACAACAGACTTCTGATAAGCACCACCTTCAACGCGTTCAAGCACTTCAAGAGAGCCGTCGCCTTCCACGGTGAGTTTATCCACGCCCTGAAACTGTTCGGTGATACCAAGCATTTCGCCTACCATCTGCATCACCGCACCGGAGCCGCGAGATGCGGACTGCCAGCCACCGAAAAGCAACATTTTTGATTTATCCAGACCGACGATACCATCAATAGTATCGGCAAGAGTCTTGGCAGTCTCGAAGCTATCCTCGAAACCAGAAGCGGAGCCGTCGGCCACGACCAACTGGAAAGGAGCTTTCTGAGACACGGCCATCATGACCTGCTGCAGCTTGGCCTTGGGGCCGAGGCTGACCAGCCAAACCTGACTTCCGGGATTCTTTGCAGCCAAATCAGCAGCTTCAAACAGCGCGTGTCCAGCCCACGGATCGAGCACGGCGGGAAGCATCATTTCATTTTGCAGGACCGGACCATTGGGACCATCCTGAGGTGCGAGCGTTTGGAGCGGATCCGGTACGATGGAGCCGCACACCACTATGTGGAATTCATTGCTCATTCAGTTTCTCCTTAATGTAGAGGCGACACTCGTATTTCTCATGTCAGCCATTCAAAAATGACGCGGCTATTACCGCGCCACCCCTTGGATTCTATGTATGCCTCCGGCGGGCCTACCGGCAGTCGCCTTCGGCGGGACCAGAGAACCTTTTGAAAAAGGTTCTCTGGTCTCTCCAAAACTTTTTTTGTCGCTTCGCGAAACCTATTGTTCACGAATAGACTTCTTTTATATAAAAACCTTCGCCGAAGGCGACACGGGATCCTTAAGGCCCTCGGCCTTAAGCCGCCAGAAGCGAAATCCCCCGACAATCGCCGCCAAAGGCGGCATCAAATCCTGCCTTTATCCTAATTCTCAGCAGAATGCAGCCCGCCGGATCCGCCATTAAACGAAACGTTCGTCCGTTCCGGGTCCTTATAATTGGATTTGCTGCAATTCCACATGCAGGCACCGCAGTGCACACATTTTTCCCGATCAAACAACGGAACGCCGCCTTCGGGATTGGTATAAATGGCCTGACCGGAACACGCTTCAATACAGACCTGCTCCCGACATGCCGCGCAGGTATCTGAATCAGCAAAACGAACATGATCAGCATAACCTGGATTGGCCTGAACCTTGCCACCCATAAGCAATGCGTCCTGATGGGACACAAGCAAAGTACCATCCAATGGAATCTCGGGCCAGCCAACACGATCCATGAGCGCATCGTGCAGACTGCTGCCCTTCTTGGCACATTCGGCGCGAATTTCCTGAATCTCGCCTTCCGCGATATATCCTTTGTAATACTCTTCAATGGTCGGAATACGATCCTGCGGTTTTATCTGCTTACCGGGCATATTAAACGCCCCGTTGGTCAAGCCAGTCATTCCCATGCCAAGAAATCCCCGAACCACGGACTTGGTAAAACCTTCACGGGCCTTTTCCGCCACCTTGGCCTCTTCCTCCACCCATGATTCACGCCGCTTGGCGACATACGTGGCTTCAAGGTTTTCCTTGGTAAATTCCTTACCGTCTTTCAACAACTCCAGCACGGATTCGCCAAGCTGAACACCTGTAGCCCATGCCTCATCAACACCGGAACCAGACAAAATGTTGGTGGAACCGGAACCTTCGCCGATCCGAGCGAAACCGTCACCACACAGAATAGGCTCGCCACGCTTGCCGGATTCGTTCAGAGACTTTGCGCCCCAGGATCGCATGGTACCGCCCTTAAGGCGCTTCCAAAGGTATGGATGCATCATCCAATGCTGCATATAACGGTACGCGGTACGCACAGGGTTATCGAACCACGACGGCACAAAAATACCGAGAGAAGCGACGTTGCCGGGATAAACATAAAAAAAACCGAAAATTTCAGGTTCAGGATAACCAATGGTATGAAGCACTGTACCGGGTTCCCAATCACACCCTTCTGGCAGGTCAACCACACACTTCATGCCCACGGCCCACTCACGCTGATGATTGCCTTCAGGCAGACCAAGATTGCGGTCGAGATGTTGCCCCACTGGACCAACAGGACCGTCGGCAACGACTGTCAGAGCAGCCTTCATATCCATACCGGGCATGAATCCTGCGCCGGGAGTGCCGTCTTTTTCCACCCCCTGATCAGCCATGCGCACACCCTTGACGGTCTTGCCGTCCATGAGTGGTTCTGCCACCGGGCTGGAAGGCCAAACCTGAGCCAAACCTGTACCCATCAAATTGCCGCCTACCCACTGGTTAAGCTGGCCAATGGAAAAAATCATCCCCGGATGCTTTTCCAAAAACGGTGGGATGTACGGCAACTCGAAAGCGTCATCTTTCATCCATCGGG
This genomic window contains:
- a CDS encoding electron transfer flavoprotein subunit beta, whose amino-acid sequence is MSNEFHIVVCGSIVPDPLQTLAPQDGPNGPVLQNEMMLPAVLDPWAGHALFEAADLAAKNPGSQVWLVSLGPKAKLQQVMMAVSQKAPFQLVVADGSASGFEDSFETAKTLADTIDGIVGLDKSKMLLFGGWQSASRGSGAVMQMVGEMLGITEQFQGVDKLTVEGDGSLEVLERVEGGAYQKSVVDGAPAVLGWATGELPEPPNNPQIGMQNMQKNMPALQQAKPADLSGTSLSFASVEVPQQRRETRVVKDVPVEEMAKEIVEWIKG
- a CDS encoding electron transfer flavoprotein subunit alpha, whose product is MTVLFLAHTECDNTLHKSALEALTAAKALAEGMGAELTVGIIGADISAAADSIGGCGAKFYGVAGPEFADARYSSDLTAAEAIAKACAAEIVVAPATSRFSRALPGLAIRLDGRVDTHLSGLDAVDGKPVAKRWFYRQRMEGTLTRDERPWVMTLDSGCAEAFEGAGSADVESVVADVSGVRTKIAGMECVSEDEQTIRPDAEMLLVAGAGWTKKQADGATHVDVAEETIMSFLNTTKSSLGSSKSLVDISGEGGAVISFLTHMHQVGQTGSTPRHAKGLSTCCHGEEPHVVGWRFVNERRAINTDGSCGWAQGKCDVLYVGDAFEIMKKVNELLG
- a CDS encoding AzlC family ABC transporter permease; the encoded protein is MTIEAVAGEEADSPMMSAVKQVAPIIMGYVPVGAAYGVLAHQAGLSMLNTVLMSILVYAGSAQLIAVGMFAAGMPPLSIIATTFVVNLRHLLMSASLAPNLKTWKKWELALFAYEVTDESFAVHSVRFARGDLNKTTCFGINGIAQASWILASWVGFVAGASIPDVEPLGIDYALPAMFIALLIMQTKNKMHVLVAGFSGLMAIILVQAGADQWSVILATVIGATFGVGVESWTKK
- a CDS encoding response regulator encodes the protein MATPRSNQSATILIAEDSESNAMLFSLYFENTPYTIDFAKNGKEAVEKYKSSTYDLILMDILMPVMDGWQATRAIRSFETEKGLPSSPIVAVSANTFEEDKQKSLNAGCTDFLPKPVRKAALLECVTRLTQG
- the rarD gene encoding EamA family transporter RarD, whose amino-acid sequence is MPDIASKQKTYGLFAALAAFFAWGLLPIYWKSLIVVNPFEILCHRIVWSLVFIGIILTILRGWKETFASMRSPKDIGILILSSLMIGGNWLLYIWAVNTNHVLETSLGYFINPLVTTLLGFIFFRERLKPLQLVAIGLATLGVANSIFSYGELPWISLTLALSFGFYGLLRKIASVESLPGLFLETMVLAPLALTYLIKLQLDGTSAFFTVSPTIDLLLIGAGAVTATPLIGFAYGARRLQLSTLGVLQYVGPSIAFILGVYVYKEPFTTSHLMTFALIWTGLAVYTGESIWSMRTHRRLTQKK
- a CDS encoding PLP-dependent aminotransferase family protein; the protein is METYRYQTVEKHIMSMIETGALGLSDKLPSLRSLSSKIGVSISTVNQAYIELERKGIIESRPRSGFFVRRESTRLPRTEKKSSPMDKPRPVTRIGLIQTVLESVGGEGTVSLAVVAPGRELLPLKELGRITAAMVRDEPGRAMGYAPIPGDPRLIHQIAYRSMEHGISTSPNDPIITAGCLEALYISLRSTCRRGDTVLIQSPTYYCFLQLLETLGLRAIEIPSCPQNGVLPETLHRALNTFDISACVLAPNFNNPDSSLTSNARKKEIVSILAARNIPLIEDDVSTDLHYGHKRPGTFKQFDTKGLVLLCSSFSKTIAPGYRVGWMLPGRFRQKALEIKATTNVSCATLSQMAIAEYLRQGRMERHLKKLRASLVKQMDTMQFHLGRDFPKGTRVTHPTGGAVLWLELPHAINAVELFFQARDKGVGIAPGAVFTTQDKFSNYIRLSYGIPWTDDVQQAIQTLGQLAKQMSQ
- a CDS encoding rhodanese-like domain-containing protein, with protein sequence MKIKVIAPSIILIAAALLFYVNMRPSLPDGYINLDAKAAQARLVQSSDVYILDVRTPAEFRDGHIANAVNMDFYENGFERKLKALDRDAQYLVYCRTGNRSSSTLKLMHRLDFTKVWHLKKGIVDWKGSGLPLSK
- a CDS encoding 4Fe-4S ferredoxin — encoded protein: MSDETPRAAMETDIVCVGFGPAAGGFLTTLTRGLMNEDGTPVAESKAMPGMPPQVICYERADDIGFGVSGVVTKGRSIKASFPDLDLSQIPMAHEVTSEKVLYLKDPVGASRRPSAFKVADKMLSRWMKDDAFELPYIPPFLEKHPGMIFSIGQLNQWVGGNLMGTGLAQVWPSSPVAEPLMDGKTVKGVRMADQGVEKDGTPGAGFMPGMDMKAALTVVADGPVGPVGQHLDRNLGLPEGNHQREWAVGMKCVVDLPEGCDWEPGTVLHTIGYPEPEIFGFFYVYPGNVASLGIFVPSWFDNPVRTAYRYMQHWMMHPYLWKRLKGGTMRSWGAKSLNESGKRGEPILCGDGFARIGEGSGSTNILSGSGVDEAWATGVQLGESVLELLKDGKEFTKENLEATYVAKRRESWVEEEAKVAEKAREGFTKSVVRGFLGMGMTGLTNGAFNMPGKQIKPQDRIPTIEEYYKGYIAEGEIQEIRAECAKKGSSLHDALMDRVGWPEIPLDGTLLVSHQDALLMGGKVQANPGYADHVRFADSDTCAACREQVCIEACSGQAIYTNPEGGVPLFDREKCVHCGACMWNCSKSNYKDPERTNVSFNGGSGGLHSAEN